A stretch of Lactiplantibacillus brownii DNA encodes these proteins:
- the prmA gene encoding 50S ribosomal protein L11 methyltransferase: MQWTEVTVSTSNEAVEAVSNILMESGASGVKIDDALDYQNLKPDRYGEIIDLDTIPHITSGAKISAYYPETIFVPEIVPTIKQRVAKLADYGLNPAPGEVSMVALSDENWATAWKKYYHPVRVTRYLTIVPSWESYQPTQPGELVLKLDPGMAFGTGTHPTTKLSLQGLETVINGGEHLLDVGTGSGILSIAAKAMGVGQVEAYDLDEVAVKSAQANLDLNPVAADIKVAANDLLKGIHTQADIIVANILAEIIVPLVPQAKANLKRGGYFITSGIIDDKFQVVVTAIKAAGFQIAQHTQMGDWHSIVAYLPTDAD, from the coding sequence ATGCAATGGACCGAAGTGACGGTCAGTACTTCTAATGAAGCCGTCGAAGCTGTTTCGAATATTTTAATGGAATCTGGTGCGAGTGGCGTCAAGATCGATGATGCGCTTGATTATCAGAATTTAAAACCTGATCGTTATGGTGAAATCATTGATTTGGACACGATTCCACACATTACGTCTGGCGCCAAAATATCAGCGTACTATCCAGAAACAATTTTTGTCCCAGAAATTGTTCCAACTATCAAACAACGGGTGGCTAAGTTAGCCGATTATGGTTTGAACCCAGCCCCAGGCGAAGTTAGTATGGTGGCGTTATCGGATGAGAATTGGGCGACCGCTTGGAAAAAATACTATCATCCTGTTCGTGTGACCCGTTATCTCACGATTGTCCCTAGTTGGGAAAGCTATCAGCCAACGCAACCTGGTGAACTTGTGTTGAAGCTCGATCCTGGGATGGCGTTTGGAACAGGGACTCATCCAACGACTAAATTATCGTTGCAAGGTTTGGAAACCGTGATCAACGGTGGTGAACATTTACTTGATGTTGGGACGGGTTCTGGAATTCTCAGTATTGCGGCCAAAGCCATGGGGGTCGGTCAAGTTGAAGCATATGATCTGGATGAGGTCGCGGTGAAGTCTGCTCAAGCCAATTTGGATCTGAATCCAGTTGCTGCAGATATCAAAGTTGCGGCGAATGATTTGCTGAAAGGTATTCACACCCAGGCAGATATCATTGTTGCCAATATCTTGGCGGAGATTATCGTGCCACTGGTGCCGCAAGCCAAAGCTAATTTAAAACGTGGTGGTTACTTCATTACGTCCGGCATTATTGACGACAAGTTCCAAGTGGTGGTCACGGCCATCAAAGCAGCTGGCTTCCAAATTGCCCAACACACGCAAATGGGTGACTGGCATAGTATTGTCGCTTATTTACCGACGGATGCCGATTAA
- a CDS encoding coiled-coil domain-containing protein has protein sequence MKNWLASGVLIGLVSGAGFSAINGQAADIGVKVETSGQIHQSGSTNDIAYWQTRVKSTRTSVDQLKSRIVVLSETITSNQLQARAGESEINAAEQQLLQATESYANGKAQIAQGETKLAQAKDSLVQSNVEVTQKQSDFELAQANNQTIQPQLATVSAKIADYQVQLSKLEPTSANYQQNQQELTQAKTTYQELAESAQAAKVIYLAKQQALADAQTKDLQLQYEYNNAKAMIDQGATRLANGKTQLDAGWTTVNRAKGQLVQAQAKLTQQEAQLNELKGTLTGVTNEMNTATTNLAVVKQIGLTQVTQRVTSQSKSTSSQSDRHDSKPKLNVISIGKSTTQSRTAEIVSKPNTTPLTNGVKKVNAAIIIKKSVNTKVKSTLIKQLPVKLAQSSLNNSVRKQQQLPKTSEKSQQALNWLGILLLNLTIFTGVITRHQLN, from the coding sequence ATGAAAAATTGGCTAGCAAGCGGAGTATTGATCGGACTAGTTTCTGGTGCCGGGTTTAGTGCTATCAACGGTCAAGCAGCAGACATCGGTGTGAAAGTTGAAACAAGTGGACAGATACATCAATCGGGCAGTACCAATGACATTGCGTATTGGCAAACGAGAGTTAAGTCAACACGTACAAGTGTGGATCAACTTAAGTCTAGAATAGTTGTTTTGAGCGAAACGATTACGTCTAATCAATTACAAGCACGTGCTGGAGAATCTGAAATTAACGCTGCTGAACAGCAACTGTTACAGGCAACGGAATCTTACGCTAATGGGAAGGCTCAGATCGCACAAGGAGAAACAAAGCTGGCTCAAGCAAAAGATAGTTTAGTTCAAAGCAACGTAGAAGTTACTCAGAAGCAGTCAGATTTTGAATTAGCACAAGCTAACAATCAAACTATACAGCCTCAATTAGCTACTGTGAGCGCTAAAATCGCTGATTATCAGGTTCAATTATCAAAATTAGAACCAACATCCGCCAATTATCAGCAAAATCAACAGGAATTAACACAGGCCAAGACGACCTATCAAGAGTTGGCTGAGTCTGCACAAGCTGCCAAGGTGATTTATTTAGCTAAGCAGCAGGCTCTGGCGGATGCACAAACAAAAGATCTGCAATTACAATATGAATATAACAATGCTAAAGCTATGATAGATCAAGGTGCAACCCGGTTAGCCAACGGTAAAACGCAACTGGATGCTGGATGGACGACCGTTAACCGCGCAAAAGGACAATTAGTACAGGCACAAGCAAAATTAACACAACAAGAGGCGCAACTTAATGAATTGAAGGGGACTCTCACTGGTGTTACCAATGAAATGAATACGGCAACTACTAATCTAGCGGTAGTTAAACAAATTGGGTTGACTCAAGTGACGCAACGGGTGACGTCTCAGTCAAAAAGCACCAGTTCTCAGAGCGATCGTCATGATTCTAAGCCTAAATTAAATGTGATTAGTATTGGTAAGTCGACTACTCAAAGTAGAACGGCTGAAATTGTCAGCAAGCCCAATACCACTCCGCTGACTAATGGTGTTAAAAAGGTCAACGCCGCTATCATCATAAAGAAATCAGTTAATACAAAGGTAAAATCAACTTTAATAAAGCAATTACCAGTGAAGCTGGCTCAGAGTAGCTTGAATAACTCTGTGAGAAAACAGCAACAATTACCAAAAACAAGCGAAAAATCGCAGCAAGCGCTCAATTGGTTGGGTATTTTGTTACTTAATTTAACGATATTTACTGGAGTCATTACTCGGCACCAGCTAAATTGA
- a CDS encoding sugar O-acetyltransferase yields MTTELEKLENGDWYYFLDEEVVARKARAAKLCQEFNAISATDPASQTAKIRGIFGQAGKSVSVQATFNCDYGKNIRVGDDFLSNYNLTILDIAPVTIGNHVMIGPNVGLYTVNHPMTAQGRRQYLAKATPITIGNDVWFGGNVTVLPGVTIGNNVVIAAGAVVTHDIPDNCLAGGVPAKVIKPLETDGQINTSEK; encoded by the coding sequence TTGACAACAGAACTAGAAAAACTTGAAAATGGTGATTGGTATTACTTTTTGGATGAAGAAGTCGTTGCTCGTAAAGCCCGAGCAGCCAAATTATGTCAGGAATTTAATGCCATTTCGGCGACCGACCCGGCTAGCCAAACGGCCAAGATTCGTGGAATCTTTGGTCAAGCCGGTAAAAGTGTCTCGGTTCAGGCCACGTTCAACTGTGACTATGGGAAAAATATTCGAGTCGGTGATGACTTTTTGAGTAATTATAATTTGACGATTTTGGATATCGCCCCCGTGACCATTGGTAATCATGTCATGATTGGGCCTAATGTGGGCTTATATACCGTTAATCATCCGATGACAGCGCAAGGTCGTCGTCAGTATTTAGCGAAAGCGACGCCGATTACGATTGGTAATGATGTTTGGTTTGGTGGCAATGTGACCGTGTTACCTGGTGTGACAATTGGGAACAATGTTGTTATCGCAGCTGGGGCGGTCGTTACTCATGATATCCCAGATAACTGTTTAGCTGGTGGTGTTCCTGCTAAGGTAATTAAACCGTTGGAAACAGATGGTCAGATAAATACTTCCGAGAAATAG
- a CDS encoding DNA-3-methyladenine glycosylase, producing the protein MTITTFLSGRSTPQIAAALLGTKLVLQTSQGPISAWITETEAYLGAQDAGAHAFKNHQTNRNRALWLPAGTIYIYQMRTQYLLNLVTQPAGTPECVLIRGIEPASGLTQLQHNRPVPLANLTNGPGKLMQALGLDKSLNGTPLSAETLNLALTTVKQPRLVAHSARIGIVNKADWTTAPLRYFVAGNPFVSQVRKHDIDVATHGWLT; encoded by the coding sequence ATGACTATTACAACATTTTTAAGCGGTCGTTCGACGCCTCAAATTGCGGCAGCACTATTGGGAACGAAGTTGGTCTTGCAAACCAGTCAAGGGCCGATCAGTGCTTGGATTACTGAAACTGAGGCTTATTTGGGTGCACAGGATGCTGGGGCGCATGCATTTAAAAATCATCAGACCAATCGTAACCGGGCACTTTGGCTGCCAGCGGGGACGATTTATATTTATCAAATGCGGACTCAATATCTACTTAATCTCGTGACACAGCCGGCTGGTACGCCAGAATGTGTTTTAATCCGTGGTATTGAACCGGCCAGTGGCTTAACACAACTACAACATAATCGGCCAGTACCTTTAGCAAACTTGACGAATGGTCCCGGAAAACTGATGCAAGCCCTAGGTTTGGATAAAAGCTTGAATGGGACACCATTGTCTGCGGAGACACTAAATTTAGCGTTAACGACTGTGAAGCAACCGCGACTCGTGGCTCATAGCGCCCGTATTGGTATTGTGAACAAGGCTGATTGGACCACGGCGCCCCTGCGTTATTTTGTAGCCGGTAATCCATTTGTGTCGCAAGTTCGTAAACATGATATTGATGTGGCGACGCACGGCTGGTTAACTTAG